A region of the Clostridia bacterium genome:
TGTTTGCCAAATTGTACTAACATTAAGATCATTATACACAAGCTGTGCCCCGTTGACCATGCAAACTTGCGAAATGAAGCACGAAAAATGCTTGTTCAGACTATGAGACGGCAACTGCCATGCAGGTGAGGAAATTTTTCATTAAAGCAAGAAATAGCGAAAAACAATCATAGCAAAAAGAAAATCATGGTACATGATATTTTTTAAACACTATATGGTTTTGACGCAAATACTATAGTTAGTGATAATAATGCTAGTATACGGTAAAAAAGGAGGTGAAAAGAGTGAATAATCGCACAACGGTCGGCCGCCGGCAAGCCGGGAGAACCCTGCGGCAGTTAATACTTGTATTCACAGTGGCTTTCCTCTGGTTGGCCCTTTCCGGTCCGGTACTGGCCATGGATCATTCATCCTTCATCACAGGCCCCTACGAAAAAGGCTCTGATGTAACCGCCCAGTGCCTGCAGTGCCACCCGCAAGAGGGCCGGGATTTCATGCAGACCGTTCACTGGAACTGGGCCGGGCCCACGCCTCACATCGCCGGTGCGGAAAACCGCAGCGATTTAGGTAAAAAGAACGGGATAAACAACTTCTGCATCGGGGTCCCGTCCAATGAAGGGAAATGCTACCAGTGCCACGCCGGTTACGGTACCGATCTCAACGACCCTAACGCCGTTGACTGCCTGGTTTGTCATGCCAAGCCTTCCACTTACCAGAAAGGAACTCCGGCAGGAGAAGTGCCGCCCAGTGTTGACCTGGTGGAAGCGGCCAAAAGCGTAGGTAAGCCCACCAATGCCAACTGCGGCAAGTGTCACTTCGGTGCCGGAGGAGGCGACGGGGTGAAGCACGGGGATATTGATTCAACTCTGGTGAATCCCTCCCCGGAACATGACATCCACATGGGCGGCAAGGGTCTCACCTGTGCCAGCTGCCATGCAGGCGAAAACCATGTCATTAAAGGTTCCAGCTTGCATATTATGCCCACGGAAGGAAGCCTCAGCTGTGAGAGCTGCC
Encoded here:
- a CDS encoding cytochrome C, whose amino-acid sequence is MNNRTTVGRRQAGRTLRQLILVFTVAFLWLALSGPVLAMDHSSFITGPYEKGSDVTAQCLQCHPQEGRDFMQTVHWNWAGPTPHIAGAENRSDLGKKNGINNFCIGVPSNEGKCYQCHAGYGTDLNDPNAVDCLVCHAKPSTYQKGTPAGEVPPSVDLVEAAKSVGKPTNANCGKCHFGAGGGDGVKHGDIDSTLVNPSPEHDIHMGGKGLTCASCHAGENHVIKGSSLHIMPTEGSLSCESC